One genomic region from Salvia hispanica cultivar TCC Black 2014 chromosome 2, UniMelb_Shisp_WGS_1.0, whole genome shotgun sequence encodes:
- the LOC125204279 gene encoding anoctamin-like protein Os01g0706700 isoform X2: protein MGLMWQVNTGESAVVLRSDTKEEHWKPGESLVRKLEAMGIVKEVFPLHDEKKRKQLLRSWAMNWSDVTQQPIDDICAYYGMKIATYFTFLGMYTRWLLFPASMGLAVQLFDFGSLQFAVLPFFFMSLISWVVLFFQFWKRKNAAVSARLQIYNSYSSESEYRSMKTEPSLSRFPSEHMRKQNADRIKEKANFQRDEWFSWLLRVRNDAFIILSIICLQLPFELTYAHLYEVLGADALKFGLTAVYLFVIQYFTRIGGKIAVKLIKYEKFDTPENKTNSLVYKVFGLYFMQSYIGVFYHALLHRNITTLRQVLIQRLVMYEVIENLLENSIPYLSYSFRKYRAVRNKVKRDKGSSTGKSRTFTRVEKEYLKPAYNASIGQEIEDGLFDDFLELVLQFGMIMMFACAFPLAFAFAAMNNITEIRADALKLLAMMRRPIPRAEETLGAWLNIFQFLIVMSICTNSALLVCMYDREGNWKLSPGLAAILVMEHALLFIKFGFSRIVPEEPAWVKAARMKNASQAEQVCTRQLLKNLSGDEKWFEEVRSQESKKDA from the exons atgGGATT AATGTGGCAGGTGAACACCGGAGAGTCGGCTGTGGTGCTGAGATCTGACACTAAAGAGGAACACTGGAAACCGGGTGAATCTCTAGTCCGGAAATTAGAGGCAATGGGCATCGTCAAAGAAGTATTCCCATTGCATG ATGAAAAAAAGCGGAAGCAACTTCTAAGGAGTTGGGCGATGAACTGGTCAGACGTCACGCAACAGCCAATCGATGATATATGTGCATATTACGGGATGAAG ATCGCCACCTATTTTACGTTCCTTGGAATGTACACTAGGTGGTTACTTTTTCCGGCATCGATGGGCCTAGCTGTGCAGTTGTTTGATTTCGG ATCGTTGCAGTTTGCTGTTCTTCCGTTTTTCTTCATGTCCCTGATATCATGGGTTGTCCTGTTTTTCCAATTCTGGAAACGTAAGAACGCAGCCGTTTCAGCGAG GCTGCAGATATATAATTCATACTCTTCGGAATCCGAATATAGATCTATGAAAACTGAGCCAAGCTTGTCTCGGTTTCCCTCGGAACACATGAGGAAACAAAACGCAGACAGAATAAAAGAGAAGGCGAATTTCCAGAGGGATGAGTGGTTTAGTTGGCTGCTAAGAGTAAGAAACGACGCCTTCATTATACTGAGCATCATATGTCTCCAGCTACCTTTCGAGTTAACTTATGCTCATCTCTACGAGGTTCTTGGAGCAGATGCTCTAAA GTTTGGTTTAACAGCAGTTTACCTCTTCGTGATCCAGTACTTCACAAGAATAGGTGGCAAGATCGCCGTGAAACTTATTAAATACGAAAAATTCGACACTCCAGAGAACAAAACAAACAGCTTAGTATACAAG GTATTTGGCCTCTATTTCATGCAATCGTACATTGGAGTATTTTATCATGCTCTACTGCATCGCAATATAACAACTCTCCGGCAAGTTCTAATCCAACGTCTGGTTATGTACGAG GTGATTGAGAATCTACTGGAAAATTCTATTCCGTATTTGTCGTACAGCTTCAGGAAATACAGAGCTGTCAG GAACAAGGTAAAGCGAGACAAAGGGTCGTCAACCGGCAAGTCACGCACCTTTACTCGGGTCGAGAAGGAATATCTTAAACCTGCTTATAACGCAAGTATAGGCCAGGAAATCGAAGATGGACTTTTTGACG ATTTTCTCGAGTTGGTGCTGCAGTTCGGAATGATCAtgatgtttgcttgtgcatttccTCTTGCATTCGCCTTCGCAGCAATG AATAACATCACAGAAATTAGAGCTGATGCTTTGAAGTTGCTTGCTATGATGAGACGGCCCATACCTCGCGCTGAAGAAACGCTTGGGGCGTGgttgaatatttttcag TTTCTGATAGTGATGTCGATCTGCACTAATAGCGCGCTTCTAGTGTGCATGTACGACCGCGAAGGGAACTGGAAATTATCGCCCGGGCTTGCTGCAATCCTAGTCATGGAACACGCGCTCTTGTTTATCAAATTTGGATTTTCTCGCATTGTCCCAGAA GAGCCCGCGTGGGTGAAAGCCGCTCGGATGAAAAATGCCAGTCAAGCGGAACAGGTGTGTACTAGACAACTCTTGAAAAACCTTTCCGGTGACGAGAAATGGTTCGAGGAAGTAAGGTCTCAAGAATCCAAAAAGGATGCCTAG
- the LOC125207658 gene encoding uncharacterized protein At1g51745-like, producing MGSSSEEPSKAIDISVGGLVWVRRRNGSWWPGRILGPEELPEGCVPTPRSGTPVKLLGREDASVDWYNLEKSKRVKAFRCGEYDDCIEKAKASASQLSKKAVKYARREDAILHALELESARLGQSLPSEQNSQAGEQPHAEESPSSSHHVEEDVNEDLSIPGDDPDSPPELSHSGVSFEEPYLAGAIKEKRKRWRTPNDSDDGSEGVKRMKGLEDLGMGVSSSTRRKRSQVAHVSESLKKKNRRRPLSKVLECTEMVSAPVVPDQQSSPAGSIVPEVSESKVSELESNESKINNSLAMNNNSDSTGVSCENAMSLSTHRHADADASLQSKPKENEISSMLGIPENGSSNRLSDVPLVAEEKLSAGLSTTDNGALQKAQVGAGAQSSQSSHVETVSLGNEERNETGSTSSGTVDVHDIGQRMEKGTSEWQLKGKRNSRSRKVDVDDEADTEVAGLRRDSFVASSSRKVDPNRVGGSLISDMQLEEFRGWSRNAPHKDSHTRGSTTDLSAPQRLLPYRQSRSTVNPKYDSSDFSLRHHTAGSGLYDVNVEVKTSFRQQGVPYISLMSKLHGQPIIGHPLSVEVLDDGFCDDILGVSECHSSSSELDGKLSNGHSFLQSDDTAYDQNPRGRPPINRRSGTKRPKARRRNGLSSKKIRTLSSLTSAHRQSQAQKQPRAGKLKAPSIACVPLNVVFSRINAALNSSMQPAPRLAATCGV from the exons ATGGGGAGCTCCAGCGAGGAGCCTAGTAAGGCCATTGATATATCTGTGGGAGGGTTGGTTTGGGTTCGCCGGAGGAACGGTTCGTGGTGGCCCGGCCGTATTCTCGGCCCCGAAGAACTCCCCGAGGGTTGTGTGCCGACGCCCAGATCAGGGACCCCTGTAAAGCTCCTTGGTAGAGAGGATGCTAGTGT GGATTGGTATAATCTAGAGAAATCAAAACGAGTGAAAGCTTTTCGATGTGGGGAGTATGATGATTGCATTGAGAAAGCTAAGGCATCTGCTTCTCAGCTTTCCAAAAAGGCAGTCAAATATGCTCGAAGAGAAGATGCTATCTTGCACGCACTTGAACTGGAAAGTGCTCGTCTTGGGCAAAGTTTGCCTTCTGAACAAAATTCACAAGCTGGGGAACAACCTCATGCTGAAGAATCACCTTCTTCATCCCATCATGTTGAGGAAGATGTCAATGAGGATTTAAGTATTCCCGGAGATGATCCAGATTCACCCCCAGAACTATCACATTCCGGGGTTTCGTTTGAGGAACCATATCTCGCAGGTGCAATTAAGGAAAAGCGGAAGCGGTGGAGAACTCCAAATGATTCAGACGATGGAAGCGAAGGAGTAAAGCGCATGAAAGGGCTTGAGGACCTGGGGATGGGTGTGTCGTCTTCAACAAGAAGAAAGAGATCTCAGGTTGCACACGTCTCTGAATccctgaaaaagaaaaaccgACGCCGCCCACTCTCAAAAGTTCTGGAATGTACTGAAATGGTATCTGCTCCTGTTGTTCCTGATCAACAGTCTAGTCCTGCTGGGTCAATAGTTCCTGAAGTATCCGAGAGCAAGGTTTCTGAACTAGAATCGAATGAATCAAAGATAAACAACTCTCTTGCAATGAATAACAATTCAGACAGTACTGGAGTTTCGTGCGAGAATGCGATGTCGTTGAGTACACATAGACATGCAGATGCAGATGCTTCCCTTCAATCCAAACCGAAGGAGAATGAAATTTCCAGCATGCTAGGGATTCCAGAGAATGGATCTTCAAACAGGTTGTCCGATGTGCCTCTCGTTGCTGAAGAAAAGCTATCTGCAG GTTTATCCACAACTGATAACGGTGCATTGCAAAAGGCTCAGGTTGGCGCTGGAGCCCAGTCGAGCCAAAGTAGTCATGTTGAGACAGTGTCTTTGGGAAATGAGGAGCGCAATGAGACGGGTTCTACTAGTTCAGGGACTGTTGATGTTCATGACATCGGCCAGAGGATGGAGAAAGGTACCTCAGAGTGGCAGTTGAAAGGAAAGAGGAATTCTCGTTCGAGGAAAGTGGATGTGGACGATGAGGCTGATACAGAGGTGGCTGGTCTCAGGCGGGATAGCTTTGTAGCCAGCTCTAGTAGGAAAGTAGACCCTAACCGGGTTGGTGGATCTCTCATTTCAGATATGCAGCTCGAAGAATTTCGTGGGTGGAGCCGGAACGCTCCTCATAAAGACTCTCATACAAGAGGATCAACGACTGACCTTTCTGCGCCCCAGAGGCTGCTCCCCTATCGTCAGTCTCGTTCGACGGTTAACCCGAAGTATGACTCTTCCGATTTTTCTCTCAGGCACCATACTGCAGGTTCCGGCTTGTATGATGTCAATGTGGAGGTGAAAACCAGCTTCCGGCAGCAGGGCGTCCCGTATATCTCTCTGATGAGCAAATTACACGGCCAGCCCATCATCGGCCACCCACTGTCGGTCGAGGTATTGGACGATGGCTTTTGTGATGACATACTCGGTGTTTCTGAATGTCACAGCAGCAGCTCTGAGCTGGACGGCAAACTGAGTAACGGCCACTCTTTTCTTCAAAGTGACGACACGGCCTATGATCAGAATCCACGCGGGAGGCCGCCCATCAACCGTCGTTCGGGGACAAAGCGCCCAAAAGCAAGGAGGAGGAACGGGCTCTCGTCGAAGAAGATCAGGACTTTGTCTTCGCTAACTAGTGCTCACAGGCAAAGCCAAGCACAGAAGCAGCCGAGGGCTGGGAAGCTCAAGGCTCCTTCTATAGCATGTGTTCCGTTAAACGTAGTTTTCAGTAGAATAAATGCAGCCTTGAACAGCTCGATGCAGCCTGCGCCTCGTCTTGCTGCAACTTGCGGTGTCTGA
- the LOC125204279 gene encoding anoctamin-like protein At1g73020 isoform X1: MRGKEEKEGPPFCLEEEGCLFEIALVVPKWGENRGDENEREGADCVDILVEELRQRGFIVERDVGLQNEFLKLATSDDVIGRAAAALQFRKPTCIGMDLPFEWEEAAAFIKLPDGSLFSWCERFHCYNHIIYGIVNTGESAVVLRSDTKEEHWKPGESLVRKLEAMGIVKEVFPLHDEKKRKQLLRSWAMNWSDVTQQPIDDICAYYGMKIATYFTFLGMYTRWLLFPASMGLAVQLFDFGSLQFAVLPFFFMSLISWVVLFFQFWKRKNAAVSARLQIYNSYSSESEYRSMKTEPSLSRFPSEHMRKQNADRIKEKANFQRDEWFSWLLRVRNDAFIILSIICLQLPFELTYAHLYEVLGADALKFGLTAVYLFVIQYFTRIGGKIAVKLIKYEKFDTPENKTNSLVYKVFGLYFMQSYIGVFYHALLHRNITTLRQVLIQRLVMYEVIENLLENSIPYLSYSFRKYRAVRNKVKRDKGSSTGKSRTFTRVEKEYLKPAYNASIGQEIEDGLFDDFLELVLQFGMIMMFACAFPLAFAFAAMNNITEIRADALKLLAMMRRPIPRAEETLGAWLNIFQFLIVMSICTNSALLVCMYDREGNWKLSPGLAAILVMEHALLFIKFGFSRIVPEEPAWVKAARMKNASQAEQVCTRQLLKNLSGDEKWFEEVRSQESKKDA; encoded by the exons ATGAGAGGGAAGGAGGAGAAAGAGGGCCCCCCCTTTTGCTT GGAAGAAGAAGGGTGTTTGTTTGAGATAGCACTGGTGGTTCCCAAATGGGGTGAGAACAGAGGGGATGagaatgagagagagggagctgattgtgttgatattcttgtTGAAGAGCTCAGGCAAAGAGGGTTCATCGTTGAAAGAGATGTTGGCCTTCAAAATGAATTCCTCAAg TTGGCAACTTCGGATGATGTCATTGGAAGGGCTGCTGCTGCGTTGCAGTTCAGAAAGCCTACTTGTATAG GGATGGATCTTCCATTTGAATGGGAGGAGGCTGCAGCTTTCATTAAGCTACCAGATGGCTCCTTGTTCAGTTGGTGCGAACGATTCCATTGCtacaatcacataatatatgGGATT GTGAACACCGGAGAGTCGGCTGTGGTGCTGAGATCTGACACTAAAGAGGAACACTGGAAACCGGGTGAATCTCTAGTCCGGAAATTAGAGGCAATGGGCATCGTCAAAGAAGTATTCCCATTGCATG ATGAAAAAAAGCGGAAGCAACTTCTAAGGAGTTGGGCGATGAACTGGTCAGACGTCACGCAACAGCCAATCGATGATATATGTGCATATTACGGGATGAAG ATCGCCACCTATTTTACGTTCCTTGGAATGTACACTAGGTGGTTACTTTTTCCGGCATCGATGGGCCTAGCTGTGCAGTTGTTTGATTTCGG ATCGTTGCAGTTTGCTGTTCTTCCGTTTTTCTTCATGTCCCTGATATCATGGGTTGTCCTGTTTTTCCAATTCTGGAAACGTAAGAACGCAGCCGTTTCAGCGAG GCTGCAGATATATAATTCATACTCTTCGGAATCCGAATATAGATCTATGAAAACTGAGCCAAGCTTGTCTCGGTTTCCCTCGGAACACATGAGGAAACAAAACGCAGACAGAATAAAAGAGAAGGCGAATTTCCAGAGGGATGAGTGGTTTAGTTGGCTGCTAAGAGTAAGAAACGACGCCTTCATTATACTGAGCATCATATGTCTCCAGCTACCTTTCGAGTTAACTTATGCTCATCTCTACGAGGTTCTTGGAGCAGATGCTCTAAA GTTTGGTTTAACAGCAGTTTACCTCTTCGTGATCCAGTACTTCACAAGAATAGGTGGCAAGATCGCCGTGAAACTTATTAAATACGAAAAATTCGACACTCCAGAGAACAAAACAAACAGCTTAGTATACAAG GTATTTGGCCTCTATTTCATGCAATCGTACATTGGAGTATTTTATCATGCTCTACTGCATCGCAATATAACAACTCTCCGGCAAGTTCTAATCCAACGTCTGGTTATGTACGAG GTGATTGAGAATCTACTGGAAAATTCTATTCCGTATTTGTCGTACAGCTTCAGGAAATACAGAGCTGTCAG GAACAAGGTAAAGCGAGACAAAGGGTCGTCAACCGGCAAGTCACGCACCTTTACTCGGGTCGAGAAGGAATATCTTAAACCTGCTTATAACGCAAGTATAGGCCAGGAAATCGAAGATGGACTTTTTGACG ATTTTCTCGAGTTGGTGCTGCAGTTCGGAATGATCAtgatgtttgcttgtgcatttccTCTTGCATTCGCCTTCGCAGCAATG AATAACATCACAGAAATTAGAGCTGATGCTTTGAAGTTGCTTGCTATGATGAGACGGCCCATACCTCGCGCTGAAGAAACGCTTGGGGCGTGgttgaatatttttcag TTTCTGATAGTGATGTCGATCTGCACTAATAGCGCGCTTCTAGTGTGCATGTACGACCGCGAAGGGAACTGGAAATTATCGCCCGGGCTTGCTGCAATCCTAGTCATGGAACACGCGCTCTTGTTTATCAAATTTGGATTTTCTCGCATTGTCCCAGAA GAGCCCGCGTGGGTGAAAGCCGCTCGGATGAAAAATGCCAGTCAAGCGGAACAGGTGTGTACTAGACAACTCTTGAAAAACCTTTCCGGTGACGAGAAATGGTTCGAGGAAGTAAGGTCTCAAGAATCCAAAAAGGATGCCTAG
- the LOC125206507 gene encoding F-box protein At5g03100-like, with the protein MDGSDCNKRTKSECDRISELPDEIIHTILSLLPLRQAAATSLLSHRWRHSWKHTSNLDFYDKLYILINRNKWRAETCHRVQMVNSVLESHQALFINQFTISIYVKKSAHSTITITKWLEFAQSRQVERLDLNFNSMTRSERRAIVLEDLVREMRPMKYLKALSLAAMKVSGQDITYFLKNCPLLRELNITKSSFTSHVHVSSDLEILRIRRCIFRKFIIEISAPHLYEVVADAKPGALRFKNAPRLAIASLGIGSLKFNNASTLSCFTSHLQKLILYIPYSKRKILLREGLPYMPNLKELYVVVSRFHVHHCLEPVTSIISACPHLQMLTFKLYMYNDMDERCPDKYEYSQIYGYGPSHVYGCPHQRLRMLKFQGSCATDIIKLMTYISVCCDAYQKINPCNTTLHMSETKGQAHMVHMQQLLSQLPHQVEFELI; encoded by the exons ATGGATGGAAGCGACTGTAATAAGAGGACAAAGAGTGAG tgTGACAGAATAAGTGAATTACCTGATGAGATCATACACACCATACTGTCTTTACTACCCTTGAGACAAGCCGCGGCCACTAGCCTTCTTTCTCACCGATGGCGCCATTCGTGGAAGCACACTTCTAATCTCGACTTTTACGACAAACTCTACATTTTAATCAATCGCAACAAATGGCGTGCGGAGACATGCCACCGTGTCCAAATGGTCAATTCGGTTCTTGAATCACACCAAGCCCTTTTCATTAACCAGTTCACAATTTCGATTTACGTAAAGAAATCAGCACATagcacaatcacaatcaccaAATGGCTAGAATTCGCGCAGTCGAGACAAGTTGAGCGATTGGATTTAAACTTCAACTCTATGACTAGGAGTGAAAGGCGTGCGATTGTGTTAGAAGATTTGGTGCGAGAGATGAGGCCTATGAAATATCTCAAGGCTCTGTCTCTCGCAGCTATGAAAGTGAGTGGCCAAGACATAACATATTTCCTCAAAAATTGTCCCTTGTTGAGGGAACTCAATATCACAAAATCGTCTTTCACGTCTCATGTTCATGTCTCTAGTGATTTGGAGATTCTTCGGATACGTCGATGCATCTTTAGGAAATTCATTATTGAAATTTCTGCTCCACATCTTTATGAAGTTGTTGCCGATGCAAAACCAGGCGCCCTACGGTTCAAGAATGCTCCAAGACTTGCCATAGCAAGTCTTGGAATTGGAAGTCTAAAATTCAATAATGCTTCAACACTATCTTGCTTTACTTCACATCTCCAAAAACTCATATTGTATATCCCATACTCAAAACGTAAG ATTCTTTTAAGGGAAGGGCTTCCTTATATGCCTAATCTAAAGGAGTTGTACGTTGTAGTTTCGCGTTTCCATGTGCACCACTGTCTTGAGCCGGTAACATCTATAATATCGGCATGTCCTCATCTTCAGATGTTAACGTTCAAG TTGTATATGTATAACGATATGGATGAAAGATGCCCAGACAAATATGAATATAGCCAAATTTATGGCTATGGACCATCACATGTTTATGGATGCCCACACCAACGTCTCAGAATGTTAAAGTTTCAAGGATCGTGTGCGACCGATATCATCAAACTGATGACCTATATTTCAGTTTGTTGTGATGCATATCAAAAGATAAATCCTTGTAATACTACTTTACATATGAGTGAGACTAAGGGTCAAGCTCATATGGTCCATATGCAACAACTTCTATCCCAGTTACCTCATCAAGTTGAATTCGAGcttatataa
- the LOC125206509 gene encoding uncharacterized protein LOC125206509, which produces MLKLVIDQLVKEKKGEGELWATRFLNLEREKDKHKGVSYLDCERMISRPTYDPNLLPLGLRMVRSDSLLNLPRSIEEDNVHIVGSHHDKAKMKPTIPSYFPINTFTVGNWKRESSRQGDMTAKVYYGKKKLVWEFLDGPLKSKMEVSWSDITAIEAATNPNQPGFLRVELANPPFFFREIPPQPKMHCTWEPAGDFTGGQAKVCKRYEATFPPGALDKQYEKLLLNDMRLAQLSRKLTSTVIASNAPSYVVGSSSQNPIVISDQQLYEYDDMAVDNEPTFSGLSSSDQNLYVVPPSSWPPIFQHDTSETQYLMQNGNDFDWE; this is translated from the exons ATGCTTAAATTGGTGATCGATCAGCTCGTGAAGGAGAAGAAAGGCGAAGGAGAGCTTTGGGCTACCAGATTCTTGAAtcttgagagagagaaagataagCACAAGGGCGTATCTTATCTGGATTGTGAGAGGATGATAAGTAGGCCTACTTAT GACCCAAACTTGCTGCCCCTTGGATTGCGAATGGTGAGAAGCGACTCTTTGCTCAATTTGCCGCGATCAATAGAAGAAGACAATGTGCATATTGTGGGATCTCACCATGATAAGGCTAAGATGAAGCCTACCATACCTTCATATTTCCCCATCAACACATTTACTGTAGGAAACTGGAAG AGGGAGTCCAGCCGCCAAGGCGACATGACCGCCAAAGTCTACTATGGCAAGAAGAAGTTGGTGTGGGAGTTTCTTGATGGGCCACTGAAGAGCAAAATGGAAGTTTCTTGGTCTGATATCACTGCTATCGAGGCTGCTACGAACCCTAATCAACCAGGATTTCTTCGAGTTGAG TTGGCGAACCCTCCTTTCTTTTTCCGAGAAATCCCACCTCAGCCCAAAATGCATTGTACTTGGGAACCGGCTGGTGATTTCACCGGTGGACAAGCCAAAGTCtgcaa GAGATATGAAGCTACTTTCCCTCCCGGGGCACTTGATAAACAATACGAGAAGCTTCTGCTAAACGATATGCGTTTAGCTCAGCTCAGCCGCAAGCTAACTTCTACCGTCATAGCATCAAATG CACCAAGCTATGTTGTGGGCTCATCAAGTCAAAACCCTATAGTTATTTCGGATCAGCAGCTTTATGAATACGACGATATGGCTGTCGACAATGAGCCAACATTTTCCGGCTTATCATCAAGTGATCAGAACCTCTATGTTGTTCCTCCGAGTAGCTGGCCACCAATATTCCAACACGACACGAGTGAAACACAATATTTGATGCAAAATGGGAATGATTTCGATTGGGAATGA
- the LOC125206053 gene encoding ESCRT-related protein CHMP1B-like, with the protein MGNAEKLMQQIMELKFTSKSLQRQARKCEKEEKAEKLKVKKAIEKGNMDGARIYAENSIRKRNEQMNYLRLSSRLDAVVARLDTQAKMTSISKSMGSIVKSLESTLATGNLQKMSETMDQFERQFVNMEVQAEFMESSMAGSTSLSTPEGDVNSLMQQVADDYGLEVSVGLPQPAAHAVTVKNSEKVDEDDLTRRLAELKARG; encoded by the coding sequence ATGGGCAACGCCGAGAAGCTGATGCAGCAGATCATGGAGCTGAAATTCACGTCGAAGAGCCTGCAGCGGCAGGCGCGGAAGTGCGAGAAGGAGGAGAAGGCGGAGAAATTGAAGGTGAAGAAGGCGATCGAGAAGGGAAACATGGACGGCGCCCGGATCTACGCCGAGAACTCCATCCGCAAGCGCAACGAGCAGATGAATTACCTCCGCCTCTCCTCCCGCCTCGACGCCGTCGTCGCCCGCCTCGACACGCAGGCGAAGATGACCTCCATCAGCAAGTCCATGGGCAGCATCGTCAAATCGCTCGAGTCAACCCTCGCCACCGGAAACCTGCAGAAGATGTCGGAGACGATGGATCAGTTCGAGCGCCAGTTCGTCAACATGGAGGTGCAGGCCGAATTTATGGAGAGCTCCATGGCCGGCAGCACCTCGCTCTCCACCCCCGAGGGCGACGTCAACAGCCTTATGCAGCAGGTCGCCGACGACTACGGCCTTGAGGTGTCCGTCGGCCTCCCCCAGCCAGCTGCGCACGCTGTCACCGTCAAAAACAGCGAGAAGGTCGACGAGGACGATCTCACCAGGCGCCTCGCCGAGCTTAAGGCGCgcggctag
- the LOC125206508 gene encoding uncharacterized protein LOC125206508 translates to MSKPPLGFRSVATEPFRKLVESTLSKSAADNVGVRSQNNKDNLKASNFPITTFTVGNWKMYSNLEGDLTAKIYYARKKLVWEFLNGPLKSKMEVCWSDITAIEAVMNPNQPGCLRIELAKPPLFFREIPPQPRKQTKWEPADDFTNGQAQICRKHEATFPPGALDKHYEKLLMSDGRLAELSRRPFPTDESVFPLQQTPQQQLSTNEASSVSPDPPSKP, encoded by the exons ATGTCGAAGCCTCCTTTGGGATTCCGATCGGTAGCTACCGAGCCTTTTCGCAAATTGGTGGAATCCACACTCTCAAAATCAGCAGCAGACAATGTAGGTGTGAGATCTCAAAATAATAAGGATAATTTGAAGGCTTCCAATTTCCCAATCACTACCTTCACTGTAGGAAACTGGAAG ATGTATTCTAACCTCGAAGGCGACTTGACTGCCAAAATATACTATGCCAGGAAGAAGTTGGTGTGGGAGTTTCTAAATGGGCCTTTGAAGAGCAAAATGGAAGTTTGTTGGTCTGATATCACTGCTATTGAGGCGGTTATGAACCCTAATCAACCCGGATGTCTTCGAATTGAG TTGGCTAAGCCTCCTCTCTTCTTCCGAGAAATCCCTCCTCAGCCGCGAAAACAAACTAAATGGGAGCCGGCTGATGATTTCACTAACGGCCAAGCCCAAATTTGCCG GAAGCATGAAGCTACGTTCCCTCCTGGGGCACTTGATAAGCACTATGAGAAGCTTCTGATGAGCGATGGGCGTCTGGCTGAGCTCAGTCGCAGGCCCTTCCCGACCGATGAATCTGTTTTTCCCTTGCAACAGACCCCACAACAGCAGCTCTCCACAAATGAAGCTTCATCTGTTTCTCCTGATCCACCATCAAAGCCATGA
- the LOC125207660 gene encoding RWD domain-containing protein 1-like, with amino-acid sequence MFLADYKQEQDMEIEALEAILMDEFKEIHSSESGLNTSNRCFEITICPQDDEADDSNIPSVRLALIFSHTENYPDEPPLLNCKSLKGIQTSDLRALKEKLEQEAAENLGMAMVYTLVTSAKEWLSERFAQDAGDDDDGEDEAAKDEVIIPHGEPVTVDSFLVWREKFEAELALERAKLIPDSALAAPKDKRLTGRQWFESGRASAKGGAAATEEDEDIDEDIDFDDDDFEVDEDDLIEHYLADKTES; translated from the exons ATGTTTTTAGCAGACTATAAGCAGGAGCAGGACATGGAAATTGAAGCCTTGGAAGCAATCCTTATGGATGAGTTTAAAG AAATTCATTCAAGTGAAAGTGGTCTGAACACTTCAAATCGTTGCTTTGAGATAACCATCTGTCCTCAG GATGATGAGGCAGATGATTCAAATATCCCATCAG TACGGCTGGCCTTGATTTTCTCACACACAGAAAACTATCCCGATGAACCTCCACTTCTCAATTGCAAAAG tttgAAAGGAATTCAGACATCAGATCTTAGAGCTCTCAAAGAGAAGCTTGAACAAGAG GCGGCAGAAAATCTTGGTATGGCAATGGTTTACACTTTGGTCACGTCAGCTAAGGAATGGCTTTCTGAAAGATTTGCCCAAGATGCTggggatgatgatgatggggAGGATGAGGCAGCTAAAGATGAG GTTATTATACCTCATGGAGAACCTGTTACTGTTGACTCATTTTTGGTATGGCGGGAGAAATTTGAAGCAGAATTAGCTCTTGAAAGAGCCAA gcTAATCCCGGATTCTGCACTTGCTGCCCCGAAGGACAAGAGACTTACAGGCAGACAGTGGTTTGAAAGTGGAAGGGCATCTGCG AAAGGTGGTGCAGCTGCTactgaagaagatgaagatattGACGAAGATATTGactttgatgatgatgacttCGAAG TGGATGAAGATGATTTGATCGAGCACTACTTGGCTGACAAAACAGAATCTTAA